From Acidimicrobiales bacterium, a single genomic window includes:
- a CDS encoding HEAT repeat domain-containing protein, giving the protein MSEALRLQEHEEETGFTGPNPALYQLTTAVDFEPLLDEARFLRDGTVDERQLHARLLSEATMPAERRLAEVLQVLSEEAEPKVMRWLVFGLGHTGSKAAIAKLRELAHHPSPRVRYAVPDGLSGCAERFDEVADLLLELSHDPNTDVRWSAVFELGAWWNESRDPRIEARLSELRVDDPSEEVRRVAREGLESNE; this is encoded by the coding sequence TTGTCCGAGGCCCTGCGCCTGCAGGAGCACGAGGAGGAAACAGGTTTCACAGGGCCGAACCCGGCGCTGTACCAGCTGACGACAGCCGTCGATTTCGAGCCTCTCCTTGACGAGGCTCGCTTTCTACGGGACGGCACGGTCGATGAGAGGCAGCTTCACGCTCGGCTGCTTTCCGAGGCCACCATGCCCGCCGAGCGGCGCCTCGCCGAGGTGCTGCAGGTGCTGTCCGAGGAAGCCGAGCCCAAGGTGATGCGGTGGCTGGTGTTCGGGCTTGGCCATACGGGTTCGAAGGCAGCGATAGCCAAGCTCCGCGAGTTGGCCCACCACCCGAGCCCGAGGGTTCGGTACGCCGTCCCGGACGGACTCAGCGGGTGCGCCGAACGCTTCGATGAGGTCGCCGATCTCCTCCTCGAGCTGTCGCATGACCCCAACACGGACGTGAGGTGGTCCGCCGTCTTCGAGTTGGGGGCCTGGTGGAACGAGTCGAGGGATCCCCGGATTGAAGCCCGCCTGTCCGAGCTTCGTGTCGACGACCCCTCCGAGGAAGTTCGTCGCGTGGCCAGGGAGGGCTTGGAGTCGAATGAGTGA